The Bacillota bacterium region GGAAGTGGAACAGCGAAAAGGTGCAGCTGGACACGCCTGTGCCGCCCTTCAATGTGACGCCCAGGCAGATTCTCCTCGCGCTGGCCGAGGCCAACGAGGGTCTCGGGCTGCCTCATGCCCTGCACGTCCACGCCAACGACATCGGGAGGGCGGGCAACTGCACCACGCTCCTGGAGACCATGAAGGCGCTGGAGGGCCGGCGGGCCCACTTCACCCACATCCAGTTTCACTCCTACGGCATTACGAAGAAGGGCGGGTTTCGTTCGGGCGCGGAGCCCATCGCCGGATTCCTGAACGAACACCCGGAGTTCACTGTGGACGTTGGCCAGGTCATGTTCGGCCCAGCCACGGCCATGACGGCTGATTCGCCTCTGCAGTTCAGGCTTCGGGGGCTGACGGGGAACAAGTGGAGCAACGCTGACGTGGAAATGGAGAGCGGTTCTGGCGTGGTGCCCTTGGTCTACCGCAGGAACAACCTGGTCAACGCCGTACAGTGGGCTACCGGGCTGGAGTTGCTCCTGCTCATAGGAGACCCGTGGCGAGTGTTCATCACCACTGACCATCCCAACGGTGGCCCGTTCACATGCTATCCCCGGGTAATCCGCCTCCTCATGGAGCCTGGCTTCAGGAGGGAGGTCCTGGAGGGGCTAAGCCCTCGTGCCCGCAGGTTGACCTCCCTTGCCAGCCTGGATAGGGCCTACACCTTCCAGGAGGTTATCATAGCCACCAGGGCGGGACCTGCCAGGGCGCTTGGCCTCGCCACCAAGGGGCACCTTGGGGTGGGGGCTGACGCGGATGTGACCATCTACCGGCCCCAGGGCGATGTGGAGGAGATGTTCCAGAGGCCTGCCTACGTTCTCAAGGGAGGCCAGGTCGTGGCCCGGGAGGGTGAGGCTGTGGCAGGGGGGGAGGGCCGTACCCTTCTTGCCGGGGTGAATGGCTGCGAGAGGCTCCCCGGTTCCCTTCGTGCCGAGTTCGAAGCCTACTACTCGGTCCGTCTGGACAACTATCCCGTCGAACCTGAGTACATCCCCTGCAGGGAGGTGATAGCTTGCGGGTAGGCTCCGCGTTTATCGAGGACACATTTGCCGAGGCCTTCGGCATGTGCGGCGCCCGGGTGACCATTACCGCGGCGTCTGAGAAGTGGGCCATTGAGGCTGCCAGGGCTGCCACGGGGTTCGGTACCTCCATCATCGGCTGCGGGGTAGAGGCTGGCATTGAGGCAGTGGCGACTAGCACACCCGATGGCCGCCCTGGCGTCCATTGCCTGTTCTTCACCGTGAGCGCCGAGGACATGGAGAAGCAGCTCATTGCCCGGGTAGGGCAAGCGGTGATGACCTGTCCCACCACTGCCTGCTACAACGGCCTGCCTGGGGCAGAGAAGCGGGTGAATATCGGAGGCAGGCT contains the following coding sequences:
- a CDS encoding formylmethanofuran dehydrogenase subunit A, with protein sequence MLKIANGRVYDPANGLEGVLKDVFVERGRVVEPPPQSDEWEVLDAAGLYVTPGAIDIHTHIAGPKVTSGRILRPEDHYGHPVPRTGFSRSGTGHTIPTISVTGNRYAAMGYTTVFEASIAPLKARHLHEEFHDLPLVDKGCYVLMGNNYFVMKGVAQGQKALLQEYTGWLLQAAGGYAIKVVNPGGVEGWKWNSEKVQLDTPVPPFNVTPRQILLALAEANEGLGLPHALHVHANDIGRAGNCTTLLETMKALEGRRAHFTHIQFHSYGITKKGGFRSGAEPIAGFLNEHPEFTVDVGQVMFGPATAMTADSPLQFRLRGLTGNKWSNADVEMESGSGVVPLVYRRNNLVNAVQWATGLELLLLIGDPWRVFITTDHPNGGPFTCYPRVIRLLMEPGFRREVLEGLSPRARRLTSLASLDRAYTFQEVIIATRAGPARALGLATKGHLGVGADADVTIYRPQGDVEEMFQRPAYVLKGGQVVAREGEAVAGGEGRTLLAGVNGCERLPGSLRAEFEAYYSVRLDNYPVEPEYIPCREVIACG